CCTTTGCTGGCTCGATTCCCGCGCACCCCAAAGGCACGTGCCACATCTATCGTGCAGCGCCGCTCAGCCCCTGGTTCACCTGGAATGACCGAAACGCCTCGTTTGCCGCGTCTTACCCAACGCGACGGCGGTTCCGGTTCTGGCCATGACGAAACGTCAGCAGACCCTCTTCAAGCACTTCGCCTGCCTACTCGCTCAAGCGGCAAGTTTCCGACAGGCAAAGGGAGGTCATTGTACACATGGAGAAAGCGACGTCACTGTTTTTTTTGACGCACTGTCGACACCGAATGTCGCATTAATATAAGAATTCAGCAAAAGAAAAAAGCCGGAACCCGCCAAAGGTCCCGGCTTTTTCATTTTGGCGACATGACGGCCTTTCAGCGCGCCCCAGCGATATCTTGCTGAATGCTGGAGAACGGCCGCGGCCAGGGCTTGGAGGCCTGGATCTTCGCCGGCAGCTTCTTGATGGCAGCCTGGGCGGAGGCACGGTCCGCGAAATTGCCGTAGGTCACTACGTAGAACGGCTTGCCCTGCAGATTCTTGCGGAAATAGCGGTACTCGCCGCCGCCTTGCTGGCTGATGAATGCCTTGGCACTGTCCTCGGAGCCCGTACCCAGCACCTGCACGGAGTAGCGCGAACCGGCCTGGGATTGGTACCAGCTACTACCGCCAGCGCTGCCACCGGTGGCGACAGGCTTGCTGGCCGCAGCCGGTTTGGCACTGGCGACGGCGACCGCGGGCTTGGCGGCGGGCTTGGCCGCCTGCACCGGCTTGGCCGGAGCAGTAGCAGCGGGCTTCACCGGCTCCGGGCGCGGCGCAGGCGCGGCAGCCTGGGCCGGCGGCTGCGAGATAGCAGCCTGCCGCTGCGCGGGCGCTGGCGGCACCGGATGCAGCGGCGCCGGGCCGTTATTGGCCAGTGGCGTTACCGGCGGCGCGGCAGTGGTCACGGTTGGCGGGATTACCGCAGACGGCATGCCGCCCTCATCGGCATCCTCCTGGCCGCCAGCTTGTGCCATCGGCTCACGGATCACCGGCTGGCTTTCACCTACCAGCGGCAAGGGCAGCGGCTGGTTGGAGCCAGCGAATTCAACCGACGGCGCGGAGCCCTGGGCATCCGGCTGCGGCGCAGCGGAACCGTTTAGCGGTAGCTGCGACGAGGTCTGCGCAGCGGTATTGCTTGCGGTGTCCGGCTTGCTGGTCTTGCCCTGCATGAACCAGGCAGCAATCACGCCGATCGCGACAACGCCGAGTATCGCCAGGTGCTTCTTGGGCAGTTTGAAGCCCGCGCCAGCGGACTTGCGTGCACCGCCACGGTCCGCCAGCATCGCCTCGATCATGGCATCGCGGGCGACCTGATTGATCACGCCCGGCCAACCGCCGGACTGCTCGTGGATATCCCCCAGAAGATCAGCGGAAATCAGCTCGATTCCCTGGCCGGCACCTTCCAGGCGCTGCGCCAGGTACTCGCGGGTTTCTTCCTCGCTGTAAGGTTGCAGTTCGATGGCATGGAAGCGTTCCTCGCCCTCGGATAACACCTCCAGTCGCGACAGGAGCGCCTGCTCACCGAACAGGAATACATGCAGACGCGCCTCGGAATTGCCAGCAGCCAGCAGCAACAGCACTTCCAGCGCATCGTCACGCAGTTGCTCAGCATCATCCACCAGCAGGTAGACGTCCTGCCCGGTGATTGCCAGTTGCGCGACCTTGGCAAGGATCGACTCGGTGCTGACCTGAGTGATCCCCAGGCCCTGAGCCAACTGGCGCAGAAGGGTGGTTTCGTCGGCCACCGAGCGCCCTGAGATGACCACGCTGGAGACCGCGTCCTTGTTGGTGCTGGCCACCAGGGCCTGGCGCAGCAGCGTCTTGCCGCTACCGAGCGGACCGGTCACCGCCAGCAGCAAGTGGCTGTATCGGGCCAGATGATGAAGTTGGCCGAGCACGGGCTTGCGCTGTGCCGGGAAGAACTTGAAGCCAGGAACGCGCGGGGCGAACGGATCGTGGCTGAACTGGTAGTGGGCCAGGAAGGCCTCATCGGCATGCAAACTGGACATGGGATCTCAACGTTCTCCTGGCTGACCGGCCAGTGCCTGATAGTCAGCGCGCAGCGTTTCTTCCAAAACCTCACGGGGGAAATCGGCAGTAACCACTGCAGCCCCCAGCCCTTGGAGCAATACCAGACGCAAACGACCATCGAGCACCTTCTTGTCGACTGCCATATGCTCAAGGAAATGCTCGGCATTCATTTCTTGCGGGGGCACGACCGGCAATCTCGCACTGGCCAGCAGGCGGACGCCACGCTCCAGCTCGGCAGATGTCAGCCAGCCCAGCCGATGCGACATCTCAAGTGCCATCACGGTTCCCGCCCCGACCGCCTCGCCGTGCAGCCAGACGCCATAGCCCATGTGGGTCTCGATGGCATGGCCGAACGTGTGCCCCAGGTTCAGGGTGGCACGAACACCAGTCTCACGCTCGTCCGCACCAACCACACGGGCCTTGGCGGTACAGGAGCGTTCGATCGCCTCGGTGAGCGCAGCCGGCTCGAGTGCCAGCAGATCATCCATGCGCGACTCCAGCCAGCCAAGGAACGGCTCGTCGCAGATGAAGCCGTATTTGATGACCTCCGCGAGGCCCGCGGAAAGCTCGCGCGCCGGGAGCGTGCGCAGGGTTGCAGTATCGATCACCACGGCCTGGGGCTGGTAGAACGCCCCGATCATGTTCTTGCCCAGGGGATGGTTGATACCGGTCTTGCCGCCGACAGAGGAGTCGACCTGGGACAGCAGCGTGGTCGGCACCTGAATGAAATCGACGCCACGCTGATAGCACGCCGCCGCGAACCCGGTCATATCGCCGATGACGCCACCACCCAGGGCGATCAGCGTGGTCTTGCGATCATGCCGCGCCTGCAGCAGCGCATCGAAGATGAGCTGCAGTGTTTCCCACTGCTTGTAGGCCTCGCCATCAGGCAGCACTACCGCAGTAACGTTGAAGCCTGAGAGGGTTTTCTTCAGTCGATCCAGATAGAGCGGCGCGATGGTTTCATTGGTGACGATCGCGACTTGGCGACCGCGAATATGCGGCTCGAAGAAGCCCGGATCATCCAGCAGCCCCTCACCGATATAGATCGGGTAGCTGCGATCAGCCAGATCGACATTGAGTGTGCGCATGAAACCCCCAAGCAATAAAGGGGACTAGGATAACGCAGAATGGAACACCGTTAGTGGCGCTCCAGGCTACGCAGACGATCGAGGATTTCCTGCACCACCATGCGGGGTGGCCGCTCGTCGGTTTCGACGATGATGTCGGCGATCTCGCGATACAGCGGGTCACGAAGCTGCATGAGGTCGCGCAGGATCTGATCAGGATTGGGCTTCTGCAGCAGTGGGCGATTCCGGTCCCGCGCGGTGCGGGATATCTGCTGCTCCACGGAGGCGTGCAGATAGATCACCTGACCGCCGGACTTCAGCGTCAGACGGTTGGCCTCTCGCATAACCGCTCCGCCACCCGTCGCGATCACCATACCGCCTTCGGCACAGAGCTCGGCGAGCATTGCCTGTTCGCGCTCGCGAAAGCCAGCCTCGCCCTCGACATCGAATATCCAGGGGATGTTGGCTCCGCAGCGTTGCTCGATCTCTTTATCCGAGTCTTTGAAAACGAGATGAAGCTCTTTGGCAAGAAGACGCCCGA
The Pseudomonas triclosanedens DNA segment above includes these coding regions:
- a CDS encoding AAA family ATPase; the protein is MSSLHADEAFLAHYQFSHDPFAPRVPGFKFFPAQRKPVLGQLHHLARYSHLLLAVTGPLGSGKTLLRQALVASTNKDAVSSVVISGRSVADETTLLRQLAQGLGITQVSTESILAKVAQLAITGQDVYLLVDDAEQLRDDALEVLLLLAAGNSEARLHVFLFGEQALLSRLEVLSEGEERFHAIELQPYSEEETREYLAQRLEGAGQGIELISADLLGDIHEQSGGWPGVINQVARDAMIEAMLADRGGARKSAGAGFKLPKKHLAILGVVAIGVIAAWFMQGKTSKPDTASNTAAQTSSQLPLNGSAAPQPDAQGSAPSVEFAGSNQPLPLPLVGESQPVIREPMAQAGGQEDADEGGMPSAVIPPTVTTAAPPVTPLANNGPAPLHPVPPAPAQRQAAISQPPAQAAAPAPRPEPVKPAATAPAKPVQAAKPAAKPAVAVASAKPAAASKPVATGGSAGGSSWYQSQAGSRYSVQVLGTGSEDSAKAFISQQGGGEYRYFRKNLQGKPFYVVTYGNFADRASAQAAIKKLPAKIQASKPWPRPFSSIQQDIAGAR
- the aroB gene encoding 3-dehydroquinate synthase; the encoded protein is MRTLNVDLADRSYPIYIGEGLLDDPGFFEPHIRGRQVAIVTNETIAPLYLDRLKKTLSGFNVTAVVLPDGEAYKQWETLQLIFDALLQARHDRKTTLIALGGGVIGDMTGFAAACYQRGVDFIQVPTTLLSQVDSSVGGKTGINHPLGKNMIGAFYQPQAVVIDTATLRTLPARELSAGLAEVIKYGFICDEPFLGWLESRMDDLLALEPAALTEAIERSCTAKARVVGADERETGVRATLNLGHTFGHAIETHMGYGVWLHGEAVGAGTVMALEMSHRLGWLTSAELERGVRLLASARLPVVPPQEMNAEHFLEHMAVDKKVLDGRLRLVLLQGLGAAVVTADFPREVLEETLRADYQALAGQPGER
- the aroK gene encoding shikimate kinase AroK yields the protein MGAGKSTIGRLLAKELHLVFKDSDKEIEQRCGANIPWIFDVEGEAGFREREQAMLAELCAEGGMVIATGGGAVMREANRLTLKSGGQVIYLHASVEQQISRTARDRNRPLLQKPNPDQILRDLMQLRDPLYREIADIIVETDERPPRMVVQEILDRLRSLERH